In one window of Nocardiopsis aegyptia DNA:
- a CDS encoding LysR family transcriptional regulator — MERRQLEYFLAVVDHQGITAAAAALRVSQPSLSQGVRQLERDLGTPLFDRIPRGVRLTSAGEALLAPARQVVRDLATARSAVQDVRGLAGGRLELAMLPALTLQPFAPVLADFRTRFPRVRIAISQPEEAAAVGELVRTGRAELGFLDQFRDTAGELETEYLLDQELLAVLPPDSARTDEPIGIGELLGHGLITGTKGTLARDLVERWADEHGREAEPAIEVGRRETGVHLVVAGAGVSIFPEPLARVAHALGAVVRPLRPRLPRRIALCHRGGPMSPAARAFADLARRACR; from the coding sequence ATGGAACGCCGCCAACTGGAGTACTTCCTCGCCGTCGTCGACCACCAGGGCATCACCGCGGCGGCGGCCGCACTGCGCGTCTCCCAGCCCTCCCTGTCCCAGGGCGTCCGCCAGCTCGAACGCGACCTCGGCACGCCCCTGTTCGACCGGATCCCGCGCGGGGTCCGCCTCACCAGCGCGGGGGAGGCCCTGCTGGCGCCGGCTCGCCAGGTCGTCCGCGACCTGGCCACCGCCCGGTCCGCGGTCCAGGACGTGCGCGGACTCGCCGGTGGCAGGCTCGAACTCGCGATGCTGCCCGCCCTCACACTGCAGCCCTTCGCCCCGGTCCTGGCCGACTTCCGCACGCGGTTCCCGCGGGTGCGGATCGCCATCTCCCAACCGGAGGAGGCCGCCGCGGTGGGCGAACTGGTCCGCACCGGCCGCGCGGAACTCGGCTTCCTGGACCAGTTCCGCGACACCGCGGGAGAGCTGGAGACGGAGTACCTGCTCGACCAGGAACTCCTGGCCGTCCTGCCGCCGGACAGCGCACGCACCGACGAGCCGATCGGCATCGGCGAACTCCTGGGGCACGGGCTCATCACCGGGACCAAGGGAACGCTCGCCCGCGACCTCGTCGAGCGGTGGGCCGACGAACACGGCCGGGAGGCCGAACCCGCCATCGAGGTCGGCCGGAGGGAGACCGGCGTCCACCTGGTGGTGGCCGGGGCGGGCGTCTCGATCTTCCCCGAACCCCTCGCCCGCGTCGCGCACGCCCTCGGCGCGGTCGTGCGCCCGCTGCGACCGCGCCTGCCGCGCCGGATCGCCCTGTGCCACCGCGGCGGCCCGATGTCGCCCGCCGCCCGCGCCTTCGCCGACCTCGCCCGCCGGGCGTGCCGGTGA
- a CDS encoding YidH family protein, which translates to MRVRSRPGRTEAGTEPDYRFSLANERTFLAYVRTALALDAGGLAVAHLFDGAGTERLGQAAGAGLIALGVLVAVAGYRRWRVNQHAMRMGRALPRTSMGLVLTAVVGLVSAVAVALVLAV; encoded by the coding sequence GTGAGGGTGCGGTCGCGACCGGGCAGGACCGAGGCCGGAACGGAGCCGGACTACCGGTTCTCCCTGGCCAACGAGCGCACGTTCCTGGCGTACGTGCGCACGGCGCTGGCGCTGGACGCCGGCGGCCTGGCCGTGGCGCACCTGTTCGACGGGGCAGGCACCGAGCGGTTGGGGCAGGCCGCGGGCGCCGGGCTGATCGCGCTGGGCGTGCTGGTCGCGGTCGCGGGGTACCGGCGCTGGCGGGTCAACCAGCACGCGATGCGGATGGGGCGGGCGCTGCCGAGGACCTCGATGGGGCTGGTGCTCACCGCTGTCGTCGGGCTGGTGTCCGCGGTCGCGGTCGCCCTCGTGCTGGCGGTCTAG